A single window of Bradyrhizobium daqingense DNA harbors:
- a CDS encoding xanthine dehydrogenase family protein molybdopterin-binding subunit yields MAAPIKFGVGQSVLRKEDDALIRGKGRYTDDYAPQAALRCLMLRSPHAHAKYTIDVSRARGLPGVALILTADDVGDLGNLPCLFNLETDPFTGPPYPILAKDEVRHVGDAVAFVVAETIDQARDAIEAIEVKWSPLPAVTGVVNAVKNGAPQVWPDKAGNVLFDVSIGDKAATEAAFAKAHAIAEISIVNPRVVANFMETRAAVCEYDAKRDHLTLTIGSQGSHRLRDILCQNVLNIPTDKMRVICPDVGGGFGTKLFPYREYALMAVAARQLKKTVKWAADRTEHFMGDAQGRDNVTTAKMALAEDGKFLAMDCDLMGDMGAYLSTFGPYIPHGGAGMLPGLYDIQAFHCRVRTIFTHSVPVDAYRGAGRPEAAYVIERLVDACARKLDMTPDAIRRKNFIPPKALPYKTATGKVYDSGDFAAHLKRAMEIGEWKEFGKRAKAAKKNGLIRGIGLASYVEICGVMGEETANVRLDPSGDVTVLIGTQSSGQGHQTAYAQIVAEQFGLPPERVHIRQGDTDEIATGLGTGGSASIPTGGVCVERAAGDLGKKLKEFAAQALEASAGDLEITDGVIRIAGTDRSISFADLAKRPGADPSKLNGSATFASADGTYPNGTHLAEVEIDPATGIIKIVNYVIVDDFGKTLNPLLLAGQVHGGAMQGIGQALMEQVVYGAGDGQLITATFMDYALPRAADGPAFVFETANVPCKTNPLGVKGAGEAGAIGSCPAIVNAIVDALWREYKIDHIDMPATPERVWIAINEHHRRHSL; encoded by the coding sequence ATGGCGGCTCCCATCAAGTTCGGCGTTGGCCAAAGCGTGCTGCGCAAGGAGGATGACGCGCTCATTCGCGGCAAGGGCCGCTATACCGACGATTACGCGCCGCAGGCCGCGCTCCGCTGCTTGATGCTGCGCTCGCCGCACGCGCATGCCAAATACACCATTGATGTGAGCCGCGCCCGCGGGCTCCCCGGCGTCGCGCTGATTCTCACCGCGGATGACGTTGGGGATCTCGGCAATCTGCCGTGCCTGTTCAATCTCGAGACCGATCCGTTCACCGGCCCGCCATACCCGATCCTGGCCAAGGACGAGGTGCGCCATGTCGGCGATGCCGTCGCCTTCGTGGTCGCCGAGACGATCGACCAGGCCCGCGACGCGATCGAGGCGATCGAGGTCAAATGGTCGCCGCTGCCGGCCGTGACCGGCGTCGTCAACGCCGTCAAGAATGGCGCGCCGCAGGTCTGGCCCGACAAGGCCGGCAACGTGCTGTTCGACGTCTCGATCGGCGACAAGGCTGCGACGGAGGCGGCCTTCGCCAAGGCGCATGCGATCGCCGAAATTTCCATCGTCAATCCGCGCGTGGTCGCCAACTTCATGGAAACGCGCGCAGCGGTGTGCGAATACGATGCCAAGCGCGACCATCTGACACTGACGATCGGCAGCCAGGGCAGCCATCGCCTGCGCGACATCCTCTGCCAGAACGTGCTCAACATCCCCACCGACAAGATGCGGGTGATCTGCCCCGATGTCGGCGGCGGCTTCGGCACCAAGCTGTTTCCCTACCGGGAATACGCGCTGATGGCGGTCGCGGCGCGGCAGCTGAAGAAGACGGTGAAGTGGGCGGCCGACCGCACCGAGCATTTCATGGGCGACGCGCAGGGGCGCGACAACGTCACCACCGCGAAGATGGCACTGGCCGAAGACGGCAAGTTCCTGGCGATGGATTGCGACCTGATGGGCGACATGGGCGCGTACCTCTCGACCTTCGGTCCCTACATCCCGCATGGCGGCGCCGGCATGTTGCCGGGCCTCTACGACATCCAGGCCTTCCATTGCCGGGTACGCACCATCTTCACCCACAGCGTTCCGGTCGATGCCTATCGCGGCGCGGGGCGGCCGGAGGCCGCGTACGTCATCGAACGTCTCGTCGATGCCTGCGCGCGAAAACTCGACATGACGCCGGATGCCATCCGCCGCAAGAACTTCATCCCGCCGAAAGCGCTGCCCTACAAGACCGCGACCGGCAAGGTCTATGATTCCGGCGACTTCGCCGCGCATCTCAAGCGCGCGATGGAGATCGGGGAATGGAAGGAGTTTGGCAAGCGTGCCAAGGCGGCCAAGAAGAACGGGCTGATCCGCGGCATCGGGCTTGCGAGCTATGTCGAGATTTGCGGCGTGATGGGCGAGGAGACGGCCAATGTCCGGCTCGATCCCAGCGGCGACGTCACCGTGCTGATCGGCACGCAATCGAGCGGGCAGGGCCACCAGACCGCCTATGCGCAGATCGTCGCCGAGCAGTTCGGCCTGCCGCCGGAGCGCGTGCATATCCGCCAGGGCGACACCGACGAGATCGCGACGGGCCTCGGCACCGGCGGCTCGGCCTCGATCCCCACAGGCGGCGTCTGCGTGGAGCGTGCAGCGGGGGATCTCGGCAAGAAGCTGAAGGAATTCGCCGCGCAGGCGCTGGAGGCGAGCGCAGGCGACCTCGAGATCACCGACGGTGTGATCCGCATCGCCGGCACCGACCGCTCGATCTCCTTCGCGGACCTTGCCAAGCGTCCCGGCGCCGATCCCTCGAAACTGAACGGCAGCGCGACCTTCGCCAGCGCCGACGGCACCTATCCCAACGGCACGCATCTGGCGGAGGTCGAGATCGATCCGGCCACCGGCATCATCAAGATCGTCAACTACGTGATCGTCGACGATTTCGGCAAGACGCTCAATCCGCTGCTGCTGGCCGGCCAGGTGCATGGCGGCGCCATGCAGGGCATCGGCCAGGCCCTGATGGAGCAGGTGGTCTATGGCGCGGGCGACGGTCAGCTCATCACCGCGACCTTCATGGATTACGCGCTGCCACGCGCCGCGGACGGGCCGGCCTTCGTGTTCGAGACCGCCAACGTCCCCTGCAAGACCAATCCGCTGGGCGTGAAGGGCGCGGGCGAGGCCGGCGCGATCGGCTCCTGTCCGGCCATCGTCAACGCCATCGTCGATGCGCTCTGGCGCGAATACAAGATCGACCACATCGACATGCCGGCAACGCCCGAGCGGGTGTGGATCGCGATCAACGAGCATCACCGGCGTCACAGCCTTTAG
- a CDS encoding cystathionine gamma-synthase family protein, which produces MAKPFPSKTHIGNHMLHPETLMLTYGYDPQLSEGAIKPPVFLTSTFVFKTADDGEDFFDFVAGRREPPEGMGAGLVYSRFNHPNSEIVEDRLAIYERTESCALFSSGMAAIATTILAFVRPGDVIVHSQPLYGGTETLLTNTLARLSIGAVGFADGIDEAAVKQAAEEAMSKGRVSMILIETPANPTNGLVDVAMMRRVAEAIGKAQGDTPIIACDNTLLGPVFQRPIEHGADVSLYSLTKYVGGHSDLIAGAALGSKALMKGIKALRGAIGTQLDPHSCWMINRSLETLSLRMEKANANARLVADFLRDHPKVAKVHYLGHHEEASAAGRVFARQCLGAGSTFSFDIAGGKDAAVKFLNALQIFKLAVSLGGTESLASLPATMTHSGVPAAIRQKIGVLDSTIRLSIGIENPSDLIADLAQALNTA; this is translated from the coding sequence ATGGCAAAACCGTTCCCGTCGAAGACGCACATCGGCAACCACATGCTGCATCCGGAAACCCTGATGTTGACTTATGGCTATGATCCGCAATTGTCGGAAGGCGCGATCAAGCCGCCGGTGTTCCTGACCTCGACCTTCGTGTTCAAGACCGCTGATGACGGCGAGGACTTCTTCGATTTCGTCGCCGGCCGGCGCGAGCCGCCGGAAGGCATGGGCGCGGGCCTGGTCTATTCGCGCTTCAACCACCCCAACAGCGAAATCGTCGAGGATAGGCTCGCGATCTACGAGCGCACCGAGAGCTGCGCGCTGTTCTCGTCAGGCATGGCGGCGATCGCAACCACGATCCTCGCCTTCGTTCGCCCCGGCGACGTCATCGTGCACTCGCAGCCGCTTTATGGCGGGACGGAAACCCTGCTGACGAACACGCTTGCGCGTCTGTCGATCGGCGCCGTCGGTTTCGCCGACGGCATCGACGAGGCGGCAGTCAAGCAGGCCGCGGAGGAGGCCATGAGCAAGGGGCGGGTTTCGATGATCCTGATCGAAACTCCGGCCAATCCAACCAACGGGCTGGTGGACGTCGCGATGATGCGCCGTGTCGCCGAGGCGATCGGAAAGGCGCAAGGCGACACGCCGATCATCGCCTGCGACAACACGCTACTCGGACCGGTGTTTCAGCGGCCGATCGAGCACGGCGCGGATGTTTCCCTGTACTCACTCACGAAATATGTGGGCGGTCATTCCGACCTGATTGCGGGCGCAGCACTCGGCTCCAAGGCGCTCATGAAGGGCATCAAGGCGCTGCGCGGCGCCATCGGCACCCAGCTCGACCCGCACTCCTGCTGGATGATCAACCGGTCGCTAGAGACGCTGAGCCTGCGCATGGAAAAGGCCAATGCGAATGCGCGCCTCGTGGCGGACTTCCTGCGCGATCATCCCAAGGTAGCCAAGGTCCATTATCTCGGCCATCACGAAGAGGCGTCTGCCGCGGGCCGCGTGTTCGCGCGGCAATGCCTCGGCGCGGGCTCGACGTTCTCCTTCGACATCGCCGGCGGCAAGGACGCCGCGGTCAAATTCCTCAACGCGCTGCAAATCTTCAAGCTCGCTGTGAGCCTCGGCGGAACGGAATCGCTGGCCAGCCTGCCGGCGACGATGACCCATTCCGGCGTTCCCGCCGCCATCCGTCAGAAGATCGGCGTGCTCGATTCCACGATCCGGCTGTCGATCGGCATCGAGAATCCGTCGGACCTGATCGCCGACCTCGCGCAGGCGCTGAACACGGCTTGA
- a CDS encoding c-type cytochrome, whose amino-acid sequence MKRTMIVAGVLVLGAGAVMAQQEIAVQQDNLMRSIAKNQYGVIQKMTKGDIPFDKKAADQAIASIEADVAKIAKTFEINPKQDVVNATYGSSPKVWQNKADFDSKIPPVQKAIADAKGKITDVASLKAAYTTINDRCNDCHDTYRVKLK is encoded by the coding sequence ATGAAGCGAACGATGATTGTCGCGGGCGTCCTCGTGCTGGGCGCGGGCGCCGTAATGGCGCAGCAGGAGATTGCCGTCCAACAGGACAATCTGATGCGGTCGATCGCCAAGAACCAGTATGGTGTCATCCAGAAGATGACCAAGGGCGACATCCCCTTCGACAAGAAAGCTGCCGATCAGGCCATCGCCAGCATCGAGGCCGACGTCGCCAAGATCGCAAAGACCTTCGAGATCAATCCCAAGCAGGACGTGGTGAACGCGACCTATGGCTCGTCGCCAAAGGTCTGGCAGAACAAGGCCGATTTCGACTCCAAGATTCCACCCGTGCAGAAGGCGATCGCCGACGCCAAGGGCAAGATCACCGACGTTGCGAGCTTGAAAGCGGCCTACACCACGATCAACGATCGCTGCAACGATTGCCACGATACCTATCGGGTGAAGTTGAAATAG